A genomic stretch from Physeter macrocephalus isolate SW-GA chromosome 12, ASM283717v5, whole genome shotgun sequence includes:
- the TDRD15 gene encoding LOW QUALITY PROTEIN: tudor domain-containing protein 15 (The sequence of the model RefSeq protein was modified relative to this genomic sequence to represent the inferred CDS: inserted 4 bases in 4 codons; deleted 1 base in 1 codon; substituted 4 bases at 4 genomic stop codons), which produces MPALCSIAAKQKLSVQKLIGTYYLLSSLLPTFLDVDLTISHIKCFPKDVLVKFQGRNNSECELDYHILQREIEHIPKVKNNVDIDEFCLVEKRISGEWQRRVVEKINDLYTVLLIDRGEELRVDNTQVASACGNLFDLPPRVMFGIFANILPTGEKWSPKALNYFKSLVGLQVKGCVQAILPLQMILLEVPKIISQVLELQLGRLIDGDSFCRIVEMVKESPKQMPDSLQHKRPELSLSNNDTLLDIQHVLDNLQPFLSVGSIESVKVSSAVTPSTFYCQLIKWIPELENLTVCLTLHYDIISQEGSPTCDNFGVLCVPKRRNGQWHRGILQQLLPNNQVKIWLMDHGSSEAIPSIHVKKLKQDFILVPLFSFPCSLTYLHSPXDARKFQLSVFKQGLLGQIVYAHLDWFSKDEHLYYVTLQTQESTITSKCLLKTVGTQVLRPVSDSKISNMLRQTSASDVNGFAIESFIANTEWSIDSLNKKDTLKVDFPIKTVEMEIEAVYVAFVAYVLNPSNFXVRTNEHQNEFQVIMKNINKFYDLCENDEMILRNPGPGLFCCARYSKDRXFFRAVITEINGYKINVYFLDYGNTDSIPFFDVKILLPEFCELPVLAMCSSLAYIFPVEDLWVKAAVDYFKKLNILXIVLNKAILLQVIAKKDEKYTVNIQNIEASENIDVVSLMLQAGYAEYWEVEPECCPKSVSEYSVLNLKSKXKVDIKKVISALLEGPKPKKYHSDKLKGSNFSLLKSPAVNFLDLKNSFTLSVRPESXWPYKEYVFKPGTVLEVKCSYXCGPGDFSCQLQCKLEDLKLLMEQLQDYYSVHSDPYQIGQIAPQHVGSSQTRAXTCVPCISRRILNHCTTREVHLDYIKTLFIVLIISITDLFLSILQLQPVNFEVFSFLKLFSNIF; this is translated from the exons ATGCCAGCCCTTTGCAGTATAGCAGCTAAACAGAAG CTGTCTGTCCAGAAGCTAATAGGTACTTATTATTTGCTTTCATCTCTGTTACCAACATTTTTAGATGTGGATCTGACAATATcacatataaaatgttttcccAAGGACGTTCTGGTGAAATTTCAAGGCAGAAATAATAGTGAATGTGAGCTTGACTACCACATATTGCAGAGGGAAATAGAGCATAttccaaaagtaaaaaataatgtgGACATTGATGAATTTTGTTTGGTAGAAAAAAGAATATCAGGAGAATGGCAGAGAAGAGTTGTGGAAAAGATAAATGATCTGTATACTGTGCTCCTCATAGATCGCGGAGAAGAACTGAGAGTTGACAATACGCAGGTTGCTTCAGCCTGTGGCAACTTATTTGATCTACCACCACGGGTAATGTTTGGCATTTTTGCCAACATATTACCAACTGGGGAAAAATGGTCTCCTAAGGCTTTGAATTACTTCAAGTCATTGGTAGGACTACAAGTGAAAGGTTGTGTACAAGCTATTTTGCCTCTTCAGATGATTCTTCTTGAAGTGCCAAAAATTATATCCCAGGTTCTTGAATTACAGTTAGGGAGACTTATTGATGGAGATTCATTTTGTCGTATTGTGGAAATGGTAAAAGAATCCCCCAAACAAATGCCAGATTCATTACAACATAAAAGACCTGAATTATCATTAAGTAATAATGATACTTTACTTGATATT CAACATGTTCTGGATAATTTGCAACCATTTTTGTCAGTGGGCAGTATTGAAAGTGTAAAAGTATCATCTGCCGTGACCCCAAGTACATTTTATTGCCAACTAATTAAATGGATTCCAGAGTTAGAAAACTTGACAGTGTGTTTGACTTTGCATTATGATATTATCAGTCAAGAAGGTAGTCCCACATGTGATAATTTTGGAGTACTTTGTGTTCCcaaaaggagaaatggacagtGGCATAGAGGAATTCTTCAGCAGCTTTTGCCCAATAATCAAGTGAAAATTTGGCTTATGGATCATGGCAGTAGTGAGGCTATACCCTCAATTCACGTAAAGAAACTTAAACAGGATTTTATTTTAGTaccattattttcatttccatgttCTCTGACATATTTACACAGTC GAGATGCAAGAAAATTTCAACTAAGTGTATTTAAACAAGGCTTGTTAGGACAAATAGTATATGCACACCTTGATTGGTTCAGTAAGGATGAGCATTTGTATTATGTAACATTACAAACTCAAGAGTCTACAATTACTTCTAAGTGTCTGCTAAAGACCGTAGGCACACAAGTACTTCGTCCAGTGTCTGATTCAAAAATCTCTAATATGTTGAGGCAGACTAGTGCCTCAGATGTAAACGGCTTTGCAATTGAGAGTTTTATTGCAAATACTGAATGGTCGATAGATTCTCTAAATAAAAAAGACACTTTGAAAGTAGATTTTCCTATTAAAACTGTAGAAATGGAGATAGAAGCTGTCTACGTAGCTTTTGTAGCATATGTATTAAACCCATCAAATTTCTAGGTACGTACTAATGAACATCAGAATGAATTTCaagttataatgaaaaatataaacaaattttatgATTTGTGTGAAAATGATGAAATGATTCTAAGAAATCCAGGACCTGGATTATTTTGTTGTGCTAGATACAGCAAGGACA CTTTTTTTAGAGCTGTCATTACTGAAATTAATGgttataaaattaatgtttatttcttggATTACGGAAATACTGATTCCATACCATTTTTTGATGTAAAAATTTTGCTTCCAGAGTTTTGTGAGTTGCCTGTCTTAGCCATGTGCTCTTCACTTGCATATATATTTCCTGTTGAAGATTTATGGGTGAAGGCAGCAgttgattactttaaaaaatt aaatataCTGTAAATTGTCTTGAACAAAGCAATTTTGCTTCAAGTTATagcaaaaaaagatgagaaatataCTGTAAATATTCAGAATATTGAAGCCTCAGAAAATATTGATGTTGTCTCTCTTATGTTACAAGCTGGATATGCAGAATATTGGGAAGTAGAACCAGAATGTTGTCCAAAATCTGTAAGTGAATATTCAgtgttaaatttaaaatcta aaaaagtagatattaaGAAAGTCATATCTGCCCTTCTTGAAGGACCTAAACCTAAAAAGTACCATTCAGATAAGCTAAAAGGAAGTAACTTTTCTTTGTTAAAGTCCCCAGCTGTTAACTTCCTAGATTTAAAAAACTCTTTCACCTTATCTGTGAGACCTGAGT CATGGCCTTATAAAGAATATGTGTTTAAACCAGGAACAGTCCTTGAAGTTAAGTGTTCTTATTAGTGTGGCCCAGGTGACTTCTCATGCCAGCTGCAATGTAAGTTAGAAGACTTAAAATTACTAATGGAACAACTTCAGGATTATTATAGTGTTCATTCTGATCCTTATCAGATTGGGCagattgctccacagcatgtgggatcttcccagactagggcttgaacctgtgtcccctgcattagcaggcggattcttaaccactgcaccaccagggaagtacacTTAGATTATATTAAAACTCTTTTTATAGTATTAATCATTTCCATAACAGACTTGTTTCTAAGCATTCTTCAGCTGCAACCTGTAAATTTtgaagtgttttcatttttgaagttattttctaatatcttttAA